One part of the Vitis riparia cultivar Riparia Gloire de Montpellier isolate 1030 chromosome 15, EGFV_Vit.rip_1.0, whole genome shotgun sequence genome encodes these proteins:
- the LOC117932535 gene encoding O-glucosyltransferase rumi homolog translates to MKEAVGNEKLPHMGDNVHAFHGAGLPGLFKKSYTMNVSVFFIILLIGTFLSTRWSGVSIVTGDSFRTAWNYRSSTKPHYKIFEYSMNCSEGNMTKTCPVTHLTTFEPSNLSTGTCPEYFRWIYEDLKPWMETGITRDMVERAKTPAHIRVVVVDGKVYTEKYKWVFQTRDVFTIWGILQVLRMYPGKLPDFDLMFECGDKPVIKKHDYQGPNATAPPPLFHYCGDDETLDIVFPDWSFWGWPEIRIKPWTTLRKDLREGNNKTKWVDREPYAYWKGNFKMGVTRHELSKCSKTNEQDWNARIYNMDWLQEMQNGFKSADLSTQCTHKYKIYAEGAAWSVSEKYILACDSVTLLVKPQYYDFFTRSLQPLVHYWPIKLKDMCKSIKFATEWCNNHTQKAHEIRNAGSSFVQEELRMKFVYDYMFHVLSAYAKLFKYKPTVPPGAVEVCPETMVCPVKGLQKKYKIQSMVKSPSDTGPCAMPPPYDPAELRDMLERKDHVMKQVEMLEEGSLKNLKAK, encoded by the exons ATGAAGGAGGCTGTTGGTAATGAGAAGTTGCCCCATATGGGAGACAATGTCCATGCATTTCATGGAGCTGGGCTGCCTGGTCTCTTCAAGAAAAGTTACACCATGAATGTTTCTGTCTTCTTCATCATTCTCCTCATCGGCACCTTCCTTTCGACCCGGTGGAGCGGTGTT TCTATTGTTACAGGAGATTCCTTTAGGACAGCTTGGAATTATAGGAGTTCAACAAAGCcccattataaaatatttgagtaCTCAATGAATTGCAGTGAGGGAAACATGACAAAGACCTGCCCAGTTACTCATCTGACAACATTTGAGCCGAGCAACCTCTCCACCGGGACCTGCCCAGAATACTTCCGGTGGATCTACGAAGATTTGAAGCCATGGATGGAGACGGGAATAACGAGGGACATGGTGGAAAGAGCGAAAACCCCAGCACATATTAGGGTTGTTGTGGTGGATGGCAAGGTCTATACGGAGAAGTACAAGTGGGTGTTTCAGACTAGAGATGTGTTCACCATATGGGGCATTCTGCAGGTGCTGAGGATGTATCCTGGGAAGCTGCCGGACTTCGATTTGATGTTCGAATGTGGTGACAAACCGGTGATCAAGAAACATGACTACCAAGGGCCTAATGCCACTGCTCCACCTCCATTGTTTCATTACTGTGGAGATGATGAAACACTTGATATCGTCTTCCCGGATTGGTCATTTTGGGGATG GCCAGAGATCCGTATAAAGCCATGGACCACCTTGAGAAAGGACCTGAGAGAAGGCAACAACAAAACCAAGTGGGTGGATAGAGAGCCATATGCTTATTGGAAAGGCAACTTCAAAATGGGCGTAACCAGACATGAGCTTTCCAAATGCAGTAAGACCAATGAACAAGATTGGAATGCTCGAATTTATAACATG GACTGGCTCCAAGAGATGCAAAATGGATTCAAGAGTGCAGATTTATCGACCCAATGCACTCATAA ATACAAGATTTATGCGGAGGGAGCTGCATGGTCAGTTAGCGAAAAATACATTCTAGCTTGTGATTCTGTGACCCTGCTTGTCAAGCCTCAATACTATGATTTCTTCACAAGAAGTTTACAGCCTCTGGTCCATTACTGGCCTATAAAACTCAAGGACATGTGCAAATCCATCAAATTTGCCACTGAATGGTGTAATAACCATACACAAAAG GCACACGAGATAAGGAATGCAGGGAGCAGCTTCGTCCAAGAGGAGCTAAGAATGAAATTTGTGTATGATTACATGTTCCATGTGTTGTCGGCTTATGCAAAGCTGTTTAAATACAAGCCAACTGTGCCTCCAGGGGCTGTGGAGGTCTGCCCAGAGACAATGGTTTGCCCTGTGAAAGGGTTACAGAAGAAGTACAAGATCCAAAGCATGGTGAAGAGTCCTTCTGATACGGGTCCATGCGCCATGCCTCCCCCATATGATCCTGCAGAACTCAGAGATATGCTTGAGAGGAAAGACCATGTAATGAAGCAAGTGGAGATGTTGGAGGAGGGTTCATTGAAAAATCTGAAGGCAAAAtga
- the LOC117931847 gene encoding O-glucosyltransferase rumi-like isoform X2, producing MGKVVRNRKLSHTGETAPNQNYGAGLAGPFKKGATVTVSLFTIILIFIGALVSTRWINVSILTGDFLKKTLNYTSPTKPHSQKFEYSLNCREGNVSQTCPVTGPVAFEPREPPSETCPEYFRWIYEDLRPWMDTGITRAMVEKARPAASIRIVVVDGKVYMEKYKRVNHNRDEFTIWGILQLLRMYPGKLPDFDLMFECRDRPMIKTHLYQGPDATVPPPLFHYCGDDETPETKIKPWNGFKKDLKEGNYRTKWIDREPYAYWKGNVKMGVVRKELFKCRNTSEQDWNARLYIMDWGREVQSGFKTSDLASQCTHRYKIYTEGIGWSVSEKYILACDSVTLLVKPQYYEFFTRSLQPLVHYWPIKHKDMCKSIKFAADWCNNHTEKAQKIGKAGSSFVQEEIKMKFVYDYMFHLLSMYAKLLKYKPTVPPMAVEFCPEMMACAVEGLEKDYKLQSMVKSPSDTGPCIMPPPFNSAELKDVLEKKDHVMKQVETWEESGSVGEETIANILKAK from the exons ATGGGGAAGGTTGTTCGTAATAGGAAGTTGTCCCATACGGGAGAGACGGCTCCTAATCAAAATTATGGAGCTGGTTTGGCTGGTCCCTTCAAGAAAGGTGCTACCGTGACGGTTTCTCTCTTCACCATCATCCTGATCTTCATTGGAGCTCTCGTTTCCACCCGATGGATTAATGTT TCTATTCTCACAGgagattttttgaagaaaacttTGAATTATACTAGTCCAACAAAGCCCCATAGTCAGAAATTTGAGTATTCTCTGAATTGCAGAGAGGGAAACGTGTCACAGACCTGTCCGGTTACTGGACCGGTGGCATTTGAGCCCCGTGAACCGCCCAGTGAGACCTGCCCAGAATACTTTCGGTGGATCTACGAAGATCTGAGGCCATGGATGGACACGGGGATCACGAGAGCCATGGTGGAAAAAGCAAGACCTGCTGCAAGCATCAGGATTGTGGTGGTTGATGGCAAGGTTTATATGGAAAAGTACAAGAGGGTGAACCACAATAGAGATGAGTTCACCATATGGGGCATTCTGCAGCTGCTGAGGATGTATCCGGGGAAGCTTCCGGACTTCGATTTGATGTTTGAATGCCGCGACAGACCAATGATCAAGACACATTTATACCAAGGGCCTGATGCCACTGTTCCACCACCATTATTTCATTACTGTGGAGATGATGAAAC GCCAGAGACCAAGATAAAACCATGGAATGGCTTTAAAAAGGACCTGAAAGAGGGCAACTACAGAACCAAGTGGATAGACAGAGAACCCTACGCTTATTGGAAAGGAAATGTCAAGATGGGTGTGGTCAGAAAAGAGCTTTTCAAATGTAGAAACACCAGTGAACAAGACTGGAATGCTCGTCTTTATATAATG GACTGGGGTCGAGAGGTTCAAAGTGGATTCAAAACTTCAGATTTAGCAAGCCAATGCACTCATAG ATACAAGATTTATACTGAGGGAATTGGATGGTCAGTTAGTGAAAAATACATTCTAGCTTGTGATTCTGTGACCCTGCTTGTCAAGCCTCAATACTATGAGTTCTTCACAAGAAGTTTACAGCCTCTGGTCCATTACTGGCCTATAAAACACAAGGACATGTGCAAATCCATCAAGTTTGCCGCTGACTGGTGCAACAACCATACAGAGAAG GCACAGAAGATAGGAAAGGCGGGGAGCAGCTTCGTCCAAGAGGAGATAAAGATGAAATTTGTGTATGACTACATGTTCCATCTGTTGTCCATGTACGCAAAGCTGCTTAAATACAAGCCAACTGTGCCTCCAATGGCTGTGGAGTTCTGCCCAGAGATGATGGCTTGCGCTGTTGAAGGGTTGGAGAAGGATTATAAGCTCCAAAGCATGGTGAAGAGTCCTTCGGATACAGGTCCATGCATCATGCCTCCTCCCTTTAATTCAGCAGAACTCAAAGATGTGCTTGAGAAGAAGGACCATGTGATGAAGCAAGTGGAGACATGGGAAGAAAGTGGAAGTGTTGGAGAAGAGACCATTGCAAATATTCTTAAGGCAAAATGA
- the LOC117931847 gene encoding O-glucosyltransferase rumi-like isoform X1, which produces MGKVVRNRKLSHTGETAPNQNYGAGLAGPFKKGATVTVSLFTIILIFIGALVSTRWINVSILTGDFLKKTLNYTSPTKPHSQKFEYSLNCREGNVSQTCPVTGPVAFEPREPPSETCPEYFRWIYEDLRPWMDTGITRAMVEKARPAASIRIVVVDGKVYMEKYKRVNHNRDEFTIWGILQLLRMYPGKLPDFDLMFECRDRPMIKTHLYQGPDATVPPPLFHYCGDDETYDIVFPDWSFWGWPETKIKPWNGFKKDLKEGNYRTKWIDREPYAYWKGNVKMGVVRKELFKCRNTSEQDWNARLYIMDWGREVQSGFKTSDLASQCTHRYKIYTEGIGWSVSEKYILACDSVTLLVKPQYYEFFTRSLQPLVHYWPIKHKDMCKSIKFAADWCNNHTEKAQKIGKAGSSFVQEEIKMKFVYDYMFHLLSMYAKLLKYKPTVPPMAVEFCPEMMACAVEGLEKDYKLQSMVKSPSDTGPCIMPPPFNSAELKDVLEKKDHVMKQVETWEESGSVGEETIANILKAK; this is translated from the exons ATGGGGAAGGTTGTTCGTAATAGGAAGTTGTCCCATACGGGAGAGACGGCTCCTAATCAAAATTATGGAGCTGGTTTGGCTGGTCCCTTCAAGAAAGGTGCTACCGTGACGGTTTCTCTCTTCACCATCATCCTGATCTTCATTGGAGCTCTCGTTTCCACCCGATGGATTAATGTT TCTATTCTCACAGgagattttttgaagaaaacttTGAATTATACTAGTCCAACAAAGCCCCATAGTCAGAAATTTGAGTATTCTCTGAATTGCAGAGAGGGAAACGTGTCACAGACCTGTCCGGTTACTGGACCGGTGGCATTTGAGCCCCGTGAACCGCCCAGTGAGACCTGCCCAGAATACTTTCGGTGGATCTACGAAGATCTGAGGCCATGGATGGACACGGGGATCACGAGAGCCATGGTGGAAAAAGCAAGACCTGCTGCAAGCATCAGGATTGTGGTGGTTGATGGCAAGGTTTATATGGAAAAGTACAAGAGGGTGAACCACAATAGAGATGAGTTCACCATATGGGGCATTCTGCAGCTGCTGAGGATGTATCCGGGGAAGCTTCCGGACTTCGATTTGATGTTTGAATGCCGCGACAGACCAATGATCAAGACACATTTATACCAAGGGCCTGATGCCACTGTTCCACCACCATTATTTCATTACTGTGGAGATGATGAAACGTATGATATTGTCTTCCCGGACTGGTCATTTTGGGGTTG GCCAGAGACCAAGATAAAACCATGGAATGGCTTTAAAAAGGACCTGAAAGAGGGCAACTACAGAACCAAGTGGATAGACAGAGAACCCTACGCTTATTGGAAAGGAAATGTCAAGATGGGTGTGGTCAGAAAAGAGCTTTTCAAATGTAGAAACACCAGTGAACAAGACTGGAATGCTCGTCTTTATATAATG GACTGGGGTCGAGAGGTTCAAAGTGGATTCAAAACTTCAGATTTAGCAAGCCAATGCACTCATAG ATACAAGATTTATACTGAGGGAATTGGATGGTCAGTTAGTGAAAAATACATTCTAGCTTGTGATTCTGTGACCCTGCTTGTCAAGCCTCAATACTATGAGTTCTTCACAAGAAGTTTACAGCCTCTGGTCCATTACTGGCCTATAAAACACAAGGACATGTGCAAATCCATCAAGTTTGCCGCTGACTGGTGCAACAACCATACAGAGAAG GCACAGAAGATAGGAAAGGCGGGGAGCAGCTTCGTCCAAGAGGAGATAAAGATGAAATTTGTGTATGACTACATGTTCCATCTGTTGTCCATGTACGCAAAGCTGCTTAAATACAAGCCAACTGTGCCTCCAATGGCTGTGGAGTTCTGCCCAGAGATGATGGCTTGCGCTGTTGAAGGGTTGGAGAAGGATTATAAGCTCCAAAGCATGGTGAAGAGTCCTTCGGATACAGGTCCATGCATCATGCCTCCTCCCTTTAATTCAGCAGAACTCAAAGATGTGCTTGAGAAGAAGGACCATGTGATGAAGCAAGTGGAGACATGGGAAGAAAGTGGAAGTGTTGGAGAAGAGACCATTGCAAATATTCTTAAGGCAAAATGA
- the LOC117931729 gene encoding O-glucosyltransferase rumi-like, whose protein sequence is MGEVVGNEKFSHMGENAHNEFHGAGLASPFIKGATMTVSLFSIILFVGAFISTRWSNVSVFTGDSFRKVWSHSSSIKPCNKKIEYSLNCSEGNMAQTCPVTPLATFEPSEPSTETCPEYFRWIYEDLRPWRETGITRDMVERAKPAAYIRVVVVDGKVYMEKYKGVYQTRDVFTIWGILQLLRMYPGKLPDIDLMFSCGDKLAMKTRYFQGPNATTPPPLFHYCGDDETYDIVFPDWSFWGWPEIHIKQWNTLKKDLKEGNNITKWIDREPYAYWKGNINLGLARHELSKCNKTSEQDWNARIYDIDWRQEIHSGFNNSDLASQCTHRYKIYTEGVTWSVSEKYILACDSVTLLANPHYYDFFTRSLQPMVHYWPLKLKDMCKSIKFATEWCNNHTEKAQEIAKAGSSFVQEKLKMKFVYDYMFHLLSMYAKLLKFKPSVPPGAVEFCPETMVCPVKGLEKDYKIQSMVRSPSDTGPCTMPPPYDPAELKDVLEKKDHVMKQVETWEESGTVGGDL, encoded by the exons ATGGGGGAGGTTGTTGGTAATGAGAAATTTTCCCATATGGGAGAGAATGCTCATAATGAATTTCATGGAGCAGGTTTGGCTTCTCCCTTCATAAAAGGTGCTACCATGACTGTTTCTCTCTTCTCCATCATCCTCTTCGTTGGAGCTTTCATTTCCACCCGGTGGAGCAATGTT TCTGTTTTTACAGGAGATTCCTTTAGGAAAGTTTGGAGTCATAGCAGTTCAATAAAGccttgtaataaaaaaattgagtattCACTGAATTGCAGTGAGGGAAACATGGCACAGACCTGCCCAGTCACTCCACTGGCGACATTTGAGCCCAGTGAACCGTCCACTGAGACCTGCCCAGAATACTTCCGGTGGATATATGAAGATCTGAGGCCGTGGAGGGAGACGGGGATCACGAGGGACATGGTGGAAAGAGCAAAACCTGCAGCATATATCAGGGTTGTGGTGGTGGATGGCAAAGTTTATATGGAGAAGTACAAGGGGGTCTATCAAACTAGAGATGTGTTCACCATATGGGGCATTCTGCAGTTGCTGAGGATGTATCCTGGGAAGCTGCCGGACATCGATTTGATGTTTTCATGCGGGGACAAACTGGCGATGAAGACACGATACTTCCAAGGGCCCAATGCCACTACTCCACCCCCATTGTTTCATTACTGTGGAGATGATGAAACATATGATATTGTGTTCCCGGACTGGTCATTTTGGGGTTG GCCAGAGATCCACATAAAACAATGGAATACCTTGAAAAAGGACCTGAAAGAGGGCAACAACATAACCAAGTGGATAGACAGAGAACCCTATGCTTATTGGAAAGGCAACATCAATCTGGGTCTGGCCAGACATGAGCTTTCCAAATGCAATAAAACCAGTGAACAAGACTGGAATGCTCGGATTTATGACATA GACTGGCGTCAAGAGATTCATAGTGGATTCAACAATTCAGATTTAGCAAGCCAATGCACTCATAG ATACAAGATTTACACCGAGGGAGTTACATGGTCAGTCAGTGAAAAATACATTCTAGCTTGTGATTCTGTGACCCTGCTTGCAAACCCTCACTACTATGATTTCTTCACAAGAAGTTTACAGCCTATGGTCCATTACTGGCCTTTAAAACTCAAGGACATGTGCAAATCCATCAAATTTGCCACTGAATGGTGCAATAACCATACAGAGAAG GCACAGGAGATAGCGAAGGCGGGGAGCAGCTTCGTCCAAGAGAAGCTAAAGATGAAATTTGTGTATGACTACATGTTCCATCTGTTGTCCATGTATGCAAAGCTGCTTAAATTCAAGCCATCTGTGCCTCCAGGGGCTGTGGAGTTCTGCCCAGAGACGATGGTTTGCCCTGTGAAAGGGTTGGAGAAGGATTATAAGATCCAAAGCATGGTGAGGAGTCCTTCGGATACGGGTCCATGTACCATGCCCCCTCCCTATGATCCTGCAGAACTCAAAGATGTGCTTGAGAAGAAAGACCATGTGATGAAGCAAGTGGAGACATGGGAAGAAAGTGGAACTGTTGGAGGAGATCTTTGA
- the LOC117931730 gene encoding actin-depolymerizing factor 10, translated as MANSASGMAVHDECKLKFLELKTKRNHRFIVFKIDERIQQVMVEKLGSPDETYEDFTNSLPADECRYAVFDFDFTTDENCQKSKIFFIAWSPDTSRVRSKMLYASSKDRFKRELDGIQVELQATDPSEMSMDIIKGRAL; from the exons ATG GCGAACTCGGCATCTGGGATGGCAGTGCATGATGAGTGCAAGCTCAAGTTCTTGgaactaaaaacaaagagaaatcatCGGTTCATTGTCTTCAAGATCGATGAAAGGATCCAACAAGTGATGGTAGAGAAGTTGGGAAGCCCTGACGAGACCTATGAGGACTTCACCAACAGCTTGCCTGCCGATGAGTGTCGCTACGCTGTGTTTGATTTCGACTTCACAACAGATGAGAACTGCCAGAAGAGCAAGATTTTCTTCATTGCATG GTCACCAGATACATCAAGGGTGAGGAGTAAGATGCTGTATGCAAGCTCCAAAGACAGATTCAAGAGAGAGCTTGATGGGATCCAAGTTGAGTTGCAGGCAACAGATCCTAGCGAAATGAGCATGGATATCATAAAAGGCCGAGCTCTTTAG